In the Primulina huaijiensis isolate GDHJ02 unplaced genomic scaffold, ASM1229523v2 scaffold43375_ERROPOS137452+, whole genome shotgun sequence genome, one interval contains:
- the LOC140970238 gene encoding uncharacterized protein — MEGMKEIARAYYVRASEEERNLVNQGFAQIDVNGDGWVSSLEFKKLMNPGESHQNIFRLFDINGDGALDFDEFLAVYYVTVKVNMLLGCSGCKAFLLGPFFSCTLCLGKGDDTFDLCCACYTGGRVAHEHSKENLVDQYSLIKMMRSRATADAQKPGPAMTDQPLPTTDAHLQRNQGIKKEMEELREIAIAQHRAGSPEVQALAHQFFQSLDTNGDRKVDVAEFLAFTNREGYTRFNNPDFFRNLDRNGNGTLDFWEVLTLYFIIKNGRPFCDSCGNFIPGAFFSCVDCYKSGKDTFDLCRDCYKSMKWNHHSHGGPPQFLDNCTLLLAAKVST, encoded by the exons ATGGAGGGGATGAAAGAAATTGCAAGAGCCTACTACGTTAGAGCAAGCGAAGAGGAAAGAAACTTGGTGAACCAAGGTTTTGCACAAATAGATGTGAACGGGGATGGCTGGGTAAGTTCCCTAGAATTCAAAAAATTGATGAATCCTGGCGAATCACACCAGAATATATTCAGACTATTCGACATAAACGGAGACGGGGCCCTGgattttgatgaatttttgGCTGTTTACTACGTCACTGTAAAGGTCAACATGCTTCTGGGCTGCAGTGGGTGCAAAGCCTTTCTTCTGGGGCCATTCTTCTCGTGCACGCTGTGTCTTGGAAAAGGCGACGATACATTTGACTTGTGCTGCGCTTGCTACACAGGAGGAAGAGTGGCGCACGAGCACTCCAAGGAGAATCTGGTGGATCAGTACTCGTTGATCAAGATGATGAGAAGTCGAGCGACTGCCGATGCACAGAAGCCCGGTCCGGCGATGACAGATCAACCATTACCAACTACTGATGCCCATTTACAAAGAAATCAGGGAATCAAG AAAGAGATGGAAGAACTCCGCGAGATTGCAATAGCCCAACATCGAGCAGGGTCGCCAGAAGTTCAAGCGCTGGCACATCAGTTCTTTCAATCTCTCGACACCAACGGAGATCGCAAGGTAGATGTAGCAGAGTTCTTGGCATTCACGAACCGGGAAGGTTATACGCGCTTCAACAATCCGGATTTCTTCAGGAATCTTGACAGAAATGGCAACGGCACACTGGACTTCTGGGAGGTGTTGACTTTGTATTTCATTATCAAGAATGGACGACCATTCTGCGACTCCTGTGGCAACTTCATACCGGGGGCGTTTTTCTCATGCGTCGACTGCTATAAGAGTGGCAAAGACACGTTTGATCTATGTCGTGATTGTTATAAATCTATGAAATGGAATCATCATAGTCATGGTGGCCCTCCTCAGTTTTTAGACAACTGCACATTGCTATTGGCCGCAAAAGTTTCGACATGA